Proteins from a single region of Runella sp. SP2:
- a CDS encoding choice-of-anchor Q domain-containing protein — MNTRTLPYSLFRLGLVCFWLTVLLFRQTTFAKTHTAPCNSIFYVKANASGANNGSSWADAYTSLQDALAVACSGAQIWVAAGTYKPTADPSGNTSPADPRTKTFVMKNGVAIYGGFPNDGSGTMANRNWNINPTILSGNIGDAGENTDNSYRIIFNNGGGLNNTAILDGFTIQDAYNPNTGSGNEGGGIRNVNGSPLFRNCIIRNNFSNQNGGGVYAYDSSPVFINCVFVRNKASALGGAVFVEGGTYSFVNCIFYENSSTRLDAGGIVSNLSVTTVLLSNSILWGNFWGNQPASLSNQIDYSNVAPQVSHSIVQGGYTGTGNLSADPLFINPANGNFRLQQCSPAINAGDPATTSATVGSLDLGGNARFYNNGRVDLGAYEYQSAPPTAITPTLSSINPTTCGGSEGSITLSGFLNTTVYSVTYKKNNVAVSAANFTSNGSGVITLTGLAAGNYTEIVATYGACVSNAVTATLEDPAKPSLTLGTIPAICADATTFTIPYSNPTDSPSKYSITGTGITTVSDGDLTNPIMVQLSGPASGSSIPFTLTVKNSTTNCVSDIIQGSVTVDPVSVGGSIAGSATVCSGTNSTTLTLSGQVGTIQKWQSSLSSDFSGAVDIANTTTELIASNLTQTTYYRAIVKSGVCSQANSVLATVTVDPVSVGGSIAGSATVCSGTNSTTLTLSGQVGTIQKWQSSLSSDFSGAVDVSNTTTQLIASNLTQTTYYRAVVKSGVCSQTNSVSATVTVDPVSVGGSIAGSATVCSGTNSTTLTLSGQVGTIQKWQSSLSSDFSGAVDIANTTTELIASNLTQTTYYRAVVKSGVCSQANSVSATVTVDPVSVGGSISGSATVCSGTNSTTLTLSGQVGNVQKWQSSLSSDFSGAVDISNTTTELTASNLTQTTYYRAIVKSGVCSQANSVSATVTVDPVSVGGSVSGSATVCSGTNSTTLTLSGQVGNIQKWQSSLSSDFSGAVDISNTTTELIESNLTQTTYYRAVVKSGVCSQANSVSATVTVDPVSVGGSISGSATVCSGTNSTKLTLSGQVGNIQKWQSSLSSDFSGAVDIANTTTELTASNLTQTTYYRAIVKSGVCSQANSVSATVTVDPVSVGGSIAGSATVCSGTNSTKLTLSGQVGNIQKWQSSLSSDFSGATDISNTTTELTASNLTQTTYYRATVKNGTCSQATSTLATVQVQSKPTITLTTLQQTLNEGNSQTFCDTDANPVNGLQFTVSGLCVSGNPVWRVQVGSGSWSNWSPNAPVSQSSNNQVHRYQAACDASCPVTYTNPIELTINYRSTVPQNVSLLVDGVTVAVGETKEVCSLVNMPLTFTTNCGANEVVVYSVDGGEYSAGVPVGLVDNQYHNYRVRCRQSGGIVSCVESESGVMRLKLVVIPSAPTVSLSSTSSCNPSASFSGQSSCGSLRTIWYNATTNVALPSLPSTVPSQTTSYYARCQTENGCVSEKSNVVTFTLTPTQVAPIITVSQEIVCTGTTVRISANCPAGSQTFWNTGVTTSSFEVSFSNVTKQSYWAKCVFSGGCQSAESVRKDVYWNAFVVTLINIGESKSAVKVNDRAAWSSQFITRDGGPELEQSTQVNPTLYYVENANKQAPRYWTINVEACGLSTDGSLTFDMLATPEMGVLRSFNTHENNAPYFMYANREGWTELYAQNHPAYGFYQDNGAGGNVYDAGLPKGLYKLGIRYWDQKGWGSIYPSTRKAQGNVLAYQEYWFRIQSKDGVGVGAAREGANGKWQWARGEGQGVFATVLPNPVTNILRLKVQESKGKVVQTTLTDAAGRDVLNRQFVPETNTHQEEFGVSALPVGMYFLKVATPDQQATLKVVKVE, encoded by the coding sequence ATGAATACTCGAACATTACCCTACTCACTATTTCGCCTTGGACTTGTATGTTTTTGGTTGACTGTTTTGCTATTTCGGCAAACTACTTTTGCTAAAACGCACACAGCACCTTGCAACAGTATTTTCTACGTCAAAGCCAACGCATCGGGTGCCAACAATGGTAGCTCATGGGCGGATGCTTATACTTCGCTACAAGATGCGTTGGCGGTGGCTTGCAGCGGAGCTCAGATTTGGGTCGCGGCAGGTACGTACAAACCCACGGCTGATCCTTCTGGAAATACATCTCCAGCCGACCCTCGTACCAAGACCTTTGTGATGAAAAATGGGGTGGCGATTTATGGGGGGTTTCCTAATGATGGTTCTGGTACAATGGCCAATCGAAATTGGAATATAAATCCTACGATTTTGAGTGGCAACATTGGTGATGCAGGAGAGAATACAGATAATAGTTATCGGATAATTTTTAACAACGGAGGTGGATTAAATAATACCGCCATTTTGGATGGCTTTACCATACAGGATGCTTACAATCCTAATACAGGGAGCGGTAACGAAGGTGGGGGAATAAGAAACGTCAATGGCTCACCATTATTTCGTAATTGTATCATTCGAAACAATTTTTCCAATCAGAATGGAGGAGGGGTGTATGCCTATGATTCTTCTCCAGTCTTTATAAATTGTGTATTTGTTCGCAATAAAGCAAGTGCTCTTGGAGGTGCTGTTTTTGTAGAAGGTGGGACTTATTCTTTCGTTAATTGTATTTTTTATGAAAACTCATCAACGCGTCTTGATGCAGGAGGAATTGTGAGTAATCTGAGTGTAACTACTGTTCTACTGTCAAATTCTATTTTATGGGGTAATTTTTGGGGCAATCAACCAGCGTCACTTTCAAACCAAATAGACTATTCAAATGTAGCACCACAGGTTAGTCATTCCATTGTGCAGGGTGGTTATACTGGCACGGGGAACTTGTCTGCTGATCCACTTTTCATCAACCCCGCCAACGGAAACTTTCGCCTACAACAATGTTCTCCCGCCATTAATGCGGGAGACCCTGCTACTACATCAGCTACAGTGGGGAGTTTAGATTTGGGAGGAAATGCGCGGTTTTACAACAACGGAAGGGTGGACTTAGGTGCGTATGAGTACCAATCAGCTCCACCAACTGCCATTACTCCAACATTGAGCAGCATAAATCCCACGACTTGTGGAGGCTCAGAGGGTAGCATTACGTTGAGCGGATTTTTGAACACTACTGTTTATTCGGTTACGTACAAGAAAAACAATGTGGCGGTTTCGGCGGCTAACTTTACCTCCAATGGCAGCGGAGTCATTACCTTGACGGGCTTGGCGGCGGGAAATTATACGGAGATTGTAGCTACGTACGGAGCTTGCGTTAGCAATGCGGTAACGGCAACCCTTGAAGACCCTGCCAAACCAAGCCTGACGCTAGGAACCATTCCTGCTATCTGCGCTGATGCCACGACTTTTACGATTCCTTACAGCAATCCGACAGACTCACCCAGCAAATATTCTATTACGGGAACGGGCATCACCACGGTGAGTGATGGTGATTTGACCAACCCAATCATGGTGCAGTTGAGCGGACCTGCTTCAGGAAGTTCTATTCCTTTTACGCTCACGGTGAAAAATTCAACGACGAACTGTGTGTCAGATATTATTCAGGGCAGTGTAACGGTTGACCCCGTAAGCGTAGGCGGTAGCATTGCAGGTTCGGCGACGGTATGTTCGGGCACAAACAGTACGACATTGACGTTGTCGGGTCAGGTGGGAACTATTCAAAAATGGCAATCGTCGTTGAGTTCAGATTTCAGCGGCGCGGTGGATATTGCCAACACAACGACGGAATTGATAGCGAGCAATTTAACACAAACGACCTACTACCGAGCTATTGTCAAGAGCGGGGTATGTTCGCAAGCAAATTCAGTTTTGGCAACGGTAACGGTTGACCCCGTAAGCGTAGGCGGTAGCATTGCAGGTTCGGCGACGGTATGTTCGGGCACAAACAGTACGACATTGACGTTGTCGGGTCAGGTGGGAACTATTCAAAAATGGCAATCGTCGTTGAGTTCAGATTTTAGCGGCGCGGTGGATGTTTCGAATACAACGACCCAATTGATAGCGAGTAATTTAACACAAACGACATACTACCGAGCAGTGGTAAAAAGTGGGGTATGTTCCCAAACAAATTCAGTTTCGGCAACGGTAACGGTTGACCCCGTAAGCGTAGGCGGTAGCATTGCAGGTTCGGCGACGGTATGTTCGGGCACAAACAGTACGACATTGACGTTGTCGGGTCAGGTGGGAACTATTCAAAAATGGCAATCGTCGTTGAGTTCAGATTTCAGCGGCGCGGTGGATATTGCCAATACGACGACAGAGTTGATAGCGAGCAATTTAACACAAACGACCTATTACCGCGCGGTGGTGAAAAGCGGCGTGTGTTCGCAAGCAAATTCAGTTTCGGCGACGGTAACGGTTGACCCCGTGAGCGTGGGAGGCAGCATTTCAGGTTCAGCGACGGTGTGTTCGGGGACAAATAGTACCACATTGACTTTGTCGGGTCAAGTGGGCAATGTTCAAAAATGGCAATCATCTTTGAGTTCAGATTTTAGCGGCGCGGTGGACATTTCAAACACGACGACGGAGTTGACAGCTAGCAATTTAACGCAAACGACGTACTACCGCGCCATTGTCAAGAGCGGTGTATGTTCGCAAGCAAATTCAGTTTCGGCGACGGTAACAGTTGATCCCGTGAGCGTGGGAGGCAGCGTTTCAGGTTCAGCGACGGTGTGTTCGGGAACAAACAGCACCACATTGACTTTGTCGGGTCAGGTGGGCAATATTCAAAAATGGCAATCGTCTTTGAGTTCAGATTTTAGCGGCGCGGTGGATATTTCAAACACGACGACGGAGTTGATAGAGAGCAACTTAACGCAAACGACGTACTACCGCGCGGTGGTAAAAAGCGGGGTATGTTCGCAAGCAAATTCAGTTTCGGCGACAGTGACGGTTGATCCAGTGAGCGTAGGCGGTAGCATTTCAGGTTCGGCAACGGTTTGTTCGGGGACAAACAGTACTAAATTGACTTTATCAGGTCAAGTGGGTAATATTCAAAAATGGCAATCGTCGTTGAGCTCGGATTTCAGTGGCGCGGTGGATATTGCTAACACGACGACGGAATTGACGGCGAGCAATTTAACGCAAACGACGTACTACCGCGCCATTGTCAAGAGCGGGGTATGTTCGCAAGCAAATTCAGTTTCGGCGACGGTAACAGTTGACCCCGTGAGCGTGGGCGGCAGCATTGCAGGTTCAGCGACGGTGTGTTCGGGGACAAACAGTACTAAATTGACTTTATCAGGTCAAGTGGGTAATATTCAAAAATGGCAATCATCTTTGAGTTCAGATTTTAGCGGGGCGACGGATATATCAAACACGACGACAGAATTGACGGCTAGCAACTTAACGCAAACGACGTATTACCGCGCCACTGTAAAAAATGGAACGTGTTCTCAAGCAACTTCAACTTTGGCGACGGTACAAGTCCAAAGTAAACCTACGATTACGCTAACGACGTTGCAACAAACGTTAAACGAAGGCAACAGTCAAACTTTCTGCGACACGGATGCGAATCCAGTGAACGGTTTACAGTTTACGGTTTCGGGTTTGTGTGTTTCGGGCAATCCCGTTTGGCGGGTACAAGTAGGCAGTGGCTCTTGGAGCAACTGGTCACCTAATGCCCCAGTATCCCAATCGTCCAATAACCAAGTTCACCGCTACCAAGCGGCTTGCGATGCGAGTTGCCCCGTGACGTACACGAATCCGATTGAATTGACAATTAATTATCGTTCTACCGTACCGCAGAATGTGTCACTGCTAGTGGATGGCGTAACAGTGGCCGTAGGGGAGACGAAGGAAGTGTGCAGTTTAGTGAATATGCCGCTTACATTTACTACCAATTGTGGGGCAAATGAAGTGGTTGTTTATTCAGTAGATGGTGGCGAATACAGCGCAGGCGTACCTGTTGGTTTGGTTGATAATCAGTATCATAATTATCGCGTACGCTGTCGTCAATCGGGAGGGATAGTTTCTTGTGTAGAAAGCGAATCAGGTGTGATGCGGTTAAAATTGGTGGTCATTCCATCGGCACCGACAGTGTCATTGTCCTCGACAAGCAGTTGTAATCCATCGGCCAGTTTCAGTGGACAATCGTCATGCGGGAGTTTGCGCACGATTTGGTACAATGCGACGACCAACGTTGCTTTGCCAAGTCTTCCATCGACAGTACCCAGCCAAACGACGTCATACTACGCTCGTTGCCAAACTGAAAATGGTTGTGTGAGTGAGAAAAGCAATGTGGTGACATTCACTTTAACACCAACCCAAGTAGCGCCAATCATTACGGTGTCTCAAGAGATAGTCTGTACAGGCACGACAGTGAGAATCTCAGCCAATTGCCCCGCAGGCAGTCAAACGTTTTGGAACACGGGTGTAACTACTTCAAGTTTTGAAGTGTCGTTCAGCAACGTGACGAAGCAGAGTTACTGGGCGAAGTGTGTTTTTTCGGGTGGTTGCCAAAGTGCTGAAAGTGTTCGCAAGGATGTTTACTGGAACGCGTTCGTAGTGACGTTGATTAACATTGGCGAAAGCAAATCAGCGGTGAAGGTAAACGACCGCGCGGCGTGGAGTAGTCAATTCATCACGCGCGATGGTGGCCCCGAATTAGAACAAAGTACGCAGGTAAATCCGACTTTGTATTACGTAGAAAACGCCAATAAACAAGCGCCTCGCTACTGGACGATTAATGTAGAAGCCTGTGGATTAAGCACCGATGGCTCATTGACGTTTGACATGTTAGCGACACCCGAAATGGGCGTACTTCGTTCCTTCAACACGCATGAAAACAACGCGCCGTATTTTATGTACGCTAACCGTGAAGGCTGGACAGAATTGTACGCGCAAAACCATCCAGCCTACGGCTTTTACCAAGATAATGGCGCAGGCGGTAACGTTTACGATGCAGGTTTACCCAAAGGATTGTACAAGTTGGGTATCCGTTATTGGGATCAAAAAGGTTGGGGCAGTATTTATCCTTCGACGCGGAAAGCACAAGGAAATGTGTTGGCCTATCAAGAATATTGGTTCAGAATCCAGTCGAAAGACGGGGTAGGTGTGGGAGCAGCGAGAGAAGGGGCAAATGGCAAGTGGCAATGGGCAAGGGGCGAAGGACAAGGGGTATTCGCCACCGTTCTGCCCAATCCCGTGACTAACATCCTCCGTCTCAAAGTGCAAGAGAGTAAGGGTAAAGTAGTCCAGACTACATTGACCGACGCCGCAGGGCGTGACGTTTTGAACCGTCAATTTGTGCCCGAAACGAACACCCACCAAGAGGAATTTGGGGTGAGTGCGTTACCAGTAGGGATGTATTTCTTGAAAGTGGCGACGCCTGACCAACAAGCGACGCTGAAGGTGGTGAAGGTGGAGTAA
- a CDS encoding nuclear transport factor 2 family protein, giving the protein MKKVFSIAHITLLCIGLWLWSLACSSTEQSSSESQIHYTIATDNYAVLAEKALTYQSDFDWDACADLLADDVQYFLPESSRPLVGKAAVLAYWCNEPQRAHLQSWQFSHFNHIPVHSHQALPFSGVAGVYVISMFRGELRYVDGHTRTLNLNCCLHFNAQKRIDRWYSYYDQHSTTPTLITFKTITL; this is encoded by the coding sequence ATGAAAAAGGTGTTTTCCATAGCGCACATTACCCTACTCTGCATCGGACTTTGGCTCTGGTCGTTGGCATGTTCATCGACCGAGCAAAGTTCTTCCGAAAGTCAGATTCACTATACGATAGCGACCGACAACTACGCGGTTTTGGCCGAAAAGGCATTGACCTATCAATCGGATTTCGATTGGGACGCATGTGCGGATTTACTAGCCGACGACGTGCAGTATTTTTTGCCCGAGAGCTCCCGCCCGTTGGTGGGGAAGGCGGCGGTGTTGGCTTATTGGTGCAATGAGCCTCAGCGGGCGCATCTTCAATCGTGGCAGTTTAGCCACTTCAATCACATTCCTGTGCATAGCCACCAAGCGCTACCTTTTTCGGGTGTGGCGGGGGTATATGTGATTTCGATGTTTCGGGGCGAATTGCGTTACGTGGATGGCCACACGCGCACGCTGAACCTGAACTGCTGCCTGCATTTCAACGCCCAAAAACGCATTGATCGATGGTACAGTTACTACGACCAGCATTCAACGACTCCTACTTTGATAACCTTTAAAACAATTACTCTTTAA